One genomic window of Amyelois transitella isolate CPQ chromosome 8, ilAmyTran1.1, whole genome shotgun sequence includes the following:
- the LOC132901995 gene encoding uncharacterized protein LOC132901995 gives MLHRTSSSRRRRASRSAATSPQTRSPRASAQPSRRASLATTETDDEMDAPPPARSPRASLAPDAALDAYHRSPRQSLVPQDVRSARNSITPDAAQHMRNTLAPNRNNLGVELAYGSRLSLNPQDFNRSPRNSITPDVTARSPRRSLVPEGTSWNQPRNSLVPEVGRSPRHSVASIQLDPARSHKELGPSPRTSPRGSIAPDVPLKSKELPDITSRSPRGSIAPSERSARGSLVTADIDASRISPRGSLTLTFQEPLVSRERRASEDSQNAGGKGRSISPYRASLSGRQSGTGVLSDGGSRRASSSVSQVSGDEQRRLCGEQAKYNDRSGLGLGVGLTTYGSVAYQLKDANMEASGTVDFMCRAAKIMNRTIVMTVFLAILSTLPVIMLIMGVQYIRDCPAEPRIPVYMVVGGAAGGAGICWLLWAQLASRSTNSSASVPERVLAYTLTVFLMGWFSFGNYWTLGIMWPDYAPTLFEPNKWCHRTLYVFALTQLGVVWGVVALLVLLLLALVVCQVFGCGWLGPPRYK, from the exons atgcTGCATAGGACTTCATCATCGCGACGCCGTAGGGCATCCAGAAGTGCTGCGACTTCCCCTCAAACTAGATCACCCAGAGCATCTGCCCAGCCATCCAGAAGAGCGTCACTAGCTACCACAGAAACTGATGATGAAATGGATGCTCCACCACCGGCAAGAAGTCCAAGGGCAAGCTTAGCTCCCGATGCAGCATTAGACGCCTACCATCGCAGCCCAAGACAATCATTAGTCCCACAAGATGTAAGATCGGCTAGAAATTCCATTACCCCAGACGCAGCACAGCACATGAGAAATACACTCGCTCCAAACAGAAACAATTTAGGCGTCGAATTAGCATACGGATCAAGATTAAGTCTGAACCCACAAGACTTTAATAGGAGTCCAAGAAACAGTATTACTCCAGATGTAACAGCAAGGAGTCCAAGAAGAAGTTTAGTGCCTGAAGGAACGTCGTGGAATCAGCCTAGGAATTCGTTAGTGCCAGAAGTTGGGAGAAGCCCAAGGCATTCTGTGGCGAGTATACAGTTAGATCCCGCGAGGAGTCATAAAGAATTGGGTCCAAGTCCAAGGACGAGTCCTAGGGGAAGCATAGCTCCAGATGTGCCATTGAAAAGTAAGGAATTGCCTGATATCACCAGTAGAAGTCCAAGGGGGAGCATTGCGCCTTCGGAAAGGAGTGCGAGGGGTAGCTTGGTGACTGCTGATATTGATGCCTCGAGAATTAGTCCAAGGGGCAGTCTGACGCTAACATTTCAAGAACCTTTGGTATCGAGAGAAAGGCGAGCTAGTGAAGATAGTCAAAATGCTg GTGGTAAAGGCAGGAGCATATCTCCATACCGAGCGTCATTGAGCGGTCGCCAAAGTGGTACCGGGGTACTGTCAGACGGAGGGAGCAGGAGGGCTTCCAGCTCTGTAAGTCAG GTATCAGGAGACGAACAGCGTCGTCTATGCGGCGAGCAGGCGAAGTACAACGACCGGagcggcctgggtcttggagtCGGCCTGACCACCTACGGCTCCGTGGCTTACCAGCTGAAGGACGCCAACATGGAGGCGTCAGGGACGGTGGACTTCATGTGTCGGGCCGCCAAGATCATGAACAGGACTA TTGTGATGACAGTATTTCTGGCGATCCTGTCAACACTGCCAGTGATTATGTTAATAATGG GTGTTCAATACATCCGGGACTGCCCCGCCGAGCCCCGGATCCCCGTGTACATGGTGGTGGGGGGAGCGGCGGGCGGGGCGGGGATCTGCTGGCTCCTGTGGGCTCAGCTGGCCAGCAGGAGTACCAACTCCTCAGCCAGCGTGCCTGAGAGGGTCCTCGCTTATACGCTTACAGTTTTCCTTATGGGgtg GTTCTCATTCGGCAACTATTGGACTCTGGGCATCATGTGGCCGGATTACGCGCCGACCCTGTTCGAGCCGAATAAATGGTGTCACCGCACACTGTACGTCTTCGCCCTCACTCAACTTGGAGTTGTGTGGGGGGTTGTAGCTCTGCTGGTGCTGTTACTCTTGGCTTTGGTGGTCTGCCAA GTATTCGGCTGCGGCTGGCTAGGACCGCCTCGCTACAAGTAG